The Acidimicrobiales bacterium nucleotide sequence TCGACGCGCTTCAATCCTCGCTCATCCGAGAATCCGATCGTGACGCCTGGAGTCGAGGCCCACACCTGGACCTCACCGACCGATCGAGGACCCGGGGTCCGGCCTTGCATGAGAACAACACACCCTTATGTGAAGATGGGAGCAGCCTTCAGTGAAGACCATATGGTGGAGGTGAGCGGACTCGAACCGCCGACTTCTACGTTGCGAACGTAGCGCTCTACCAGCTGAGCTACACCCCCGAGGGGAGAATCAGAATAGCGCCGGGCATTGACCGAGTGTTTCCCCTGATCATGTGCCCGATTCCGCAACAACCCAGACGCCTTCGCCTCGAGGCGGGCGGCAGCCGAAACGCCTGACTCCCGGGTTCATCTCGAACAGAGAAAGACGGCAGCCAACCGCGGCCGGGCGCCACCTGGGTCCGGAACCGCGATCCACCTCCGACCTGCACCTTTCCCTGCCGTCGGTAGCCGCGGCCCGCTACGGGGAGGGATGGGGGAGGATGAGGCAGACCGCGTCGCACCCTCCACGACGGCTGCCGGTGCGACACCCGCCACCTACGCTGGGCACCACACCACCCGGAGAGCCGATGGCCGACCTGATCACCACAGAGCAGCAGCGTGCCGGGCTGGCGGCCCGGTACCGGCAGGTCCGCGACGTGACGGAGGAGTTGGCGGGCCCTCTGAGCCCCGAGGACCAGACGGTGCAGTCGATGCCCGACGTCAGCCCGACCAAATGGCATCGCGCCCACACGTCGTGGTTCTTCGAGACCTTCCTGCTCGAGCCGCAGCTGCACGACTACCGACCATTCCACCCCGCCTACGCCTACCTGTTCAACTCCTATTACGAGGGTGTGGGGGCGCGCTACCCGCGTCCACGTCGCGGGGTCGTGTCGCGGCCGGGGGTGGCCGAGGTCGCCGAGTACCGCGCCCATGTCGACGAGGCCATGGCGCACCTGCTGGGCGAGGACCGTGCCCCCGAGGTCGACGACCTCGTCGACCTCGGGCTCCATCACGAGCAGCAGCACCAGGAACTGCTCCTCATGGACATCAAGCACGTGCTCTCGTGCAACCCCCTCCAGCCCGCCTACGCCACGGTCACCGTCGGGCCACCGCGCTCGGCACGGCCCGCGGCGTGGATCGAGCACCCCGGTGGGCTGACCGACGTCGGCCACACCGGTGACGGGTTCGGCTTCGACAACGAATTCCCCCGCCACACGACCCACCTGCAGCCGTTCGCGCTGGCCGACCGGCCGATCACGTGCGGCGAGTGGCTCGCGTTCATGGACGACGACGGGTACCACCGGCCCGACCTGTGGCTCTCCGACGGGTGGGCCACCGCACAGGCGGAGGGGTGGGATGCCCCGCTGTACTGGTTCCGCGTGGTGGACGACTGGTGGCTCTTCACCCTGGGCGGGCCCCAGCTCGTCGACCCGGCCGAGCCCGTGTGCCACGTCAGTTACTACGAGGCGGACGCCTTCGCCCGCTGGGCCGGTGGGCGCCTGCCGACCGAGGCCGAGTGGGAGGTCGTGGCGTCGCGCCACGCGCCCGAGGGGAACTTCCTCGACCGCTCGGTCCTGCACCCCCGGCCCACGGGCGGTCCGTCACTGTTCGGCGACGTCTGGCAATGGACGTCCAGCGCGTACAGCCCCTACCCCGGGTTCCGGCCGGCCAAGGGCGCCGTCGGTGAGTACAACGGGAAGTTCATGGTGAACCAGTACGTCCTGCGCGGGGGCTGCTGCGTGACACCGTGGGACCACATCCGCACCACGTACCGGAACTTCTTCCCCCCGTCGGCGCGGTGGCCCTTCGCCGGGCTGCGGCTCGCCCGCGACGGCTGAGGCGCTCGTGTCCCCCACCGCCCCGGCCATGGACGTCCACCTGAGCGCCGACGACCTGCGCGCCTCGCTCGAGCGCGACGTGCGCAACGGCCTGACGTCCGAGCGCAAGTGGCTCCCCCCCGTGTGGTTCTACGACGATCGCGGCAGCATGCTCTTCGACGAGATCACCCGGCTCCCCGAGTACTACCTGACGCGGGCCGAGCGCCGGCTGCTCCAGGACCACGCGGCCGAGATCGCCGCCCTGGCGGGAGCGGACACGCTGGTGGAGCTCGGGGCGGGGACCTGCGACAAGTCACGCCTCCTGCTCGACGCCATGGAGGGCGCCGGCGGGCTGCGCCGGTACGTCCCGCTCGACGTCAGCGACGGCACCCTGTGGGCGGCCGCCACCGCACTGGCCGACGAGTACCCCGGGCTCTTCGTCCATGCCGTGGTCGGGGACTTCCACCTCCACGTCGACCGGGTCCCGAGCGAAGGGCGCCGGCTCGTGGCGTTCCTCGGGAGCACCATCGGGAACCTCACGCCCGAGCAGCGGCGACGGTTCCTGTTCGACCTCGACTGCACGCTGACGCACGGGGACAGGCTGCTGCTCGGCACGGACCTGGTGAAGGAGCGCTCCCGGCTCCTTGCCGCCTACGACGACGCCGCCGGGGTCACCGCCGCGTTCAACCGCAACGTGCTCCACGTGCTGAACCGCGAGCTGCACGCGTCGTTCGACCCGGACGCGTTCGAACATGTCGCCGAGTGGAACGACGAGGAGCGCTGGATCGAGATGCGCCTCCGCTCCACCTCGGAGCAGGTCGTCACCATCGCCGACCTCGCCATGGAGGTGTCGTTCGCCGCCGGCGAGGACCTCCTCACCGAGATCAGCGCCAAGTTCACCCGCCAGGGCGTGGAGGACGAGCTCTATGCGGCGGGGTTCCTGGTCGACGCCATGTGGGAGGCCCCCGGCGGCGAGTTCCTGCTGACCCTGGCCCGGCCGTACTGCTGACCCTCGCCTGCCGGGCGGTACTCACGCCGCCGCACTCACCAGCCCCGGAGATCCACCGGCCAGGCCTCGAGCACGTCGTCCCCGTCGACCAGGAACATGCGCTCGTGGTACGC carries:
- the egtB gene encoding ergothioneine biosynthesis protein EgtB, with the protein product MADLITTEQQRAGLAARYRQVRDVTEELAGPLSPEDQTVQSMPDVSPTKWHRAHTSWFFETFLLEPQLHDYRPFHPAYAYLFNSYYEGVGARYPRPRRGVVSRPGVAEVAEYRAHVDEAMAHLLGEDRAPEVDDLVDLGLHHEQQHQELLLMDIKHVLSCNPLQPAYATVTVGPPRSARPAAWIEHPGGLTDVGHTGDGFGFDNEFPRHTTHLQPFALADRPITCGEWLAFMDDDGYHRPDLWLSDGWATAQAEGWDAPLYWFRVVDDWWLFTLGGPQLVDPAEPVCHVSYYEADAFARWAGGRLPTEAEWEVVASRHAPEGNFLDRSVLHPRPTGGPSLFGDVWQWTSSAYSPYPGFRPAKGAVGEYNGKFMVNQYVLRGGCCVTPWDHIRTTYRNFFPPSARWPFAGLRLARDG
- the egtD gene encoding L-histidine N(alpha)-methyltransferase, with product MSPTAPAMDVHLSADDLRASLERDVRNGLTSERKWLPPVWFYDDRGSMLFDEITRLPEYYLTRAERRLLQDHAAEIAALAGADTLVELGAGTCDKSRLLLDAMEGAGGLRRYVPLDVSDGTLWAAATALADEYPGLFVHAVVGDFHLHVDRVPSEGRRLVAFLGSTIGNLTPEQRRRFLFDLDCTLTHGDRLLLGTDLVKERSRLLAAYDDAAGVTAAFNRNVLHVLNRELHASFDPDAFEHVAEWNDEERWIEMRLRSTSEQVVTIADLAMEVSFAAGEDLLTEISAKFTRQGVEDELYAAGFLVDAMWEAPGGEFLLTLARPYC